A genomic segment from Sphingobacteriaceae bacterium encodes:
- the gpr gene encoding GPR endopeptidase → MNGRYFDGPRPLRGPVPPPSTPKAGVRTDLAVEAVGPQPIPGVNIDRVEEDGIVVSRVQVETYQAAQQIGKAPGRYITVDAARLRERERQTQERVAAIIGRELRYLLGVPKDAEIFVVGLGNWRATPDALGPRVVENLMVTRHMWDHVPPDLRGGLRPVSALAPGVLGITGIETWDIISSIVDRIRPAAVVAVDALAAMDLSRIVTSVQLADTGIHPGSGVGNRRTGITRETVGVPVIAIGVPTVVHAVTIASQTIDMLVARLRAENRFYELLGAMEGNDKYDLIREILSPAVGDLMVTPKEIDILIEDMAYVVAAGINQALHPDVDSVDFASAFPIH, encoded by the coding sequence ATGAACGGGCGCTATTTCGACGGGCCGCGGCCGCTGCGGGGGCCTGTGCCGCCGCCGTCCACACCCAAAGCCGGCGTGAGAACGGACCTGGCGGTGGAAGCCGTCGGCCCCCAGCCTATCCCCGGTGTCAACATCGACCGGGTGGAAGAAGACGGCATAGTGGTCAGCCGGGTGCAGGTGGAAACGTACCAGGCGGCCCAGCAGATCGGCAAGGCCCCCGGGCGCTACATCACCGTGGACGCTGCCCGGCTGCGGGAGCGGGAGCGGCAAACCCAGGAGCGGGTGGCGGCCATCATCGGCCGGGAACTGCGCTACCTGCTGGGCGTGCCCAAAGACGCGGAGATCTTCGTCGTCGGCCTGGGCAACTGGCGGGCGACCCCCGATGCCCTGGGCCCCCGGGTGGTGGAGAACCTCATGGTCACCCGGCACATGTGGGACCACGTGCCCCCCGATCTCCGGGGCGGCCTGCGGCCCGTGTCGGCCCTGGCTCCCGGGGTGCTGGGCATTACCGGCATCGAAACCTGGGACATCATCAGCAGCATCGTGGACCGTATTCGCCCGGCGGCGGTGGTGGCGGTGGACGCCCTGGCCGCCATGGATCTGAGCCGCATCGTCACCAGCGTCCAGCTGGCCGACACGGGGATCCACCCGGGCTCAGGGGTGGGCAACCGGCGCACCGGCATCACCCGGGAAACGGTGGGCGTGCCCGTCATCGCCATCGGGGTGCCTACGGTGGTCCATGCCGTGACCATCGCCAGCCAGACCATCGACATGCTGGTGGCCCGCCTGCGGGCGGAAAACCGCTTCTACGAACTGCTGGGGGCCATGGAAGGGAACGACAAGTATGACTTGATCCGGGAAATCCTATCGCCGGCGGTGGGAGATCTAATGGTGACGCCCAAGGAGATAGACATTCTCATCGAGGACATGGCCTACGTGGTGGCGGCCGGCATCAACCAGGCCCTCCACCCCGATGTGGACAGCGTGGACTTTGCCTCGGCCTTCCCCATTCATTAG
- the aroA gene encoding 3-phosphoshikimate 1-carboxyvinyltransferase: MGTADALPRGDGWVHPDECPPEVLAHLSDLPDPYPVEPLAQPPEAVVEVPGSKSMTNRALVLAALADGPVTVTGALWADDTYYMSVALNQLGIPVRFNRDSHELYVQGRGGDLPAPGAELYTGNAGTATRFLTALCALGSGRCRIDGTPRMRQRPIEPLCDALRQWGAQVHSVEGTGCPPLDIQGPLQGGLARLDSSLSSQYLSALLMVGPYAPQGAVVELTGPPPARPYVDMTMAMMARQGVTVKEEGGSRFIVQPGRYRAQAIGVEPDASSAAYFWAAAAVTGGRVTVKGTGRHSLQGDSGFVDVLAAMGCTVTEDAEGLTVTGPAGGRLKGVDVDLNAMSDMTPTLASLAPFCDSPVTIRNVGHIRVQETDRIAAIAAELARLGISVTELDDGLIIQPGSPRPAVIQTYDDHRMAMAFALVGLRVPGLAVADPSCVAKSFPDYFSVLETLRDS, from the coding sequence ATGGGCACGGCTGATGCTTTGCCCCGGGGCGACGGGTGGGTCCATCCGGATGAGTGCCCGCCCGAGGTTCTGGCCCACTTATCCGACCTGCCCGACCCCTATCCCGTAGAGCCCTTGGCACAGCCGCCGGAAGCCGTGGTGGAGGTGCCCGGATCCAAGAGCATGACCAACCGGGCCCTGGTCCTGGCGGCCCTGGCCGACGGGCCGGTGACCGTCACCGGCGCCCTGTGGGCCGACGACACCTACTACATGTCGGTGGCCCTCAACCAACTGGGCATCCCGGTGCGCTTCAACCGGGACTCCCATGAACTTTACGTCCAAGGCCGGGGCGGCGACCTGCCCGCCCCTGGGGCGGAGCTTTACACCGGCAACGCCGGCACCGCCACCAGGTTTTTGACCGCCCTGTGCGCGTTGGGCAGCGGCCGCTGCCGCATCGACGGCACGCCCCGCATGCGCCAGCGCCCCATCGAGCCGTTGTGCGACGCCCTGCGCCAGTGGGGCGCCCAGGTTCATTCGGTGGAGGGCACCGGCTGCCCGCCCTTGGACATTCAAGGCCCCCTGCAGGGAGGCCTGGCCCGCCTGGATTCCAGCTTGAGCAGCCAGTACCTGAGCGCCTTGTTGATGGTGGGGCCCTACGCCCCCCAAGGGGCTGTGGTGGAGCTGACGGGGCCGCCGCCTGCCCGGCCCTACGTGGACATGACCATGGCCATGATGGCCCGCCAAGGCGTCACCGTGAAGGAGGAGGGCGGCTCCCGCTTCATCGTCCAGCCGGGGCGCTACCGGGCCCAGGCCATAGGGGTGGAGCCCGATGCCTCCAGCGCCGCCTACTTCTGGGCTGCGGCGGCCGTCACCGGGGGCAGGGTGACCGTCAAGGGCACCGGCCGCCATTCCCTCCAGGGCGACAGCGGGTTCGTGGATGTGCTGGCGGCCATGGGCTGCACCGTAACGGAAGATGCTGAGGGCTTAACGGTGACGGGCCCGGCGGGCGGGCGCCTCAAGGGCGTGGACGTGGACCTGAACGCCATGTCCGACATGACCCCCACCTTGGCGAGCCTGGCTCCCTTCTGCGACTCGCCGGTGACCATCCGCAACGTGGGCCACATCCGGGTGCAGGAAACAGACCGCATCGCTGCCATCGCCGCCGAGTTGGCCCGCCTGGGGATCTCGGTGACGGAACTGGATGACGGCCTGATCATTCAGCCGGGCTCACCCCGGCCCGCGGTGATTCAGACCTACGACGACCACCGTATGGCCATGGCCTTCGCCCTGGTGGGCCTGCGGGTGCCCGGCCTGGCCGTGGCCGACCCCTCCTGCGTGGCCAAGAGCTTTCCCGATTATTTCTCCGTGCTGGAAACCTTGCGGGACTCCTAA
- a CDS encoding prephenate dehydrogenase/arogenate dehydrogenase family protein, with product MAQSGFKRLAVIGLGLIGGSWALACRRTGGAAQVTGWDTDPGVLSAAVAMGCIDRAAGSLADALAGADLVVLAAPPRAVLAMAPAVAEHVEPGALVTDTASTKRAVVARYEEALSGKAHFIGGHPMAGSERSGLGAARPDLFHGMPYALTPTPRTDPQALARLEALVAAMGARPAVLRAEDHDRKVAAVSHLPQLTVWAMVRAALGDQEGEAGDSPLQLAGSGWRDTVRLAGSPAAMWREVSMANADQIDYYLSRLAGEVALLRRLLAEGDEEGLERFFAGGRAWAGYGEENDHGHG from the coding sequence GTGGCCCAGTCGGGCTTTAAGCGCCTTGCCGTAATCGGGCTGGGCCTCATCGGCGGGTCCTGGGCCCTGGCGTGCCGCCGCACCGGCGGGGCGGCCCAGGTGACGGGCTGGGACACTGATCCCGGCGTCTTGTCGGCCGCTGTAGCCATGGGCTGCATCGACCGGGCGGCGGGATCTTTGGCCGACGCCCTGGCGGGCGCCGACTTGGTGGTCCTGGCGGCCCCGCCCCGGGCTGTGCTGGCCATGGCCCCGGCGGTGGCGGAGCACGTGGAGCCCGGCGCCCTGGTCACCGACACCGCCAGCACCAAGCGGGCGGTGGTGGCCCGGTATGAAGAAGCCTTGTCCGGCAAAGCCCACTTTATCGGCGGGCACCCCATGGCCGGGTCCGAGCGTTCCGGCCTGGGAGCGGCCCGCCCCGACCTGTTCCACGGCATGCCCTATGCCTTAACGCCCACGCCCCGCACCGACCCCCAGGCCCTGGCCCGCCTGGAGGCCCTGGTGGCCGCCATGGGGGCGCGGCCTGCGGTGCTGAGGGCCGAGGACCACGACCGCAAGGTGGCCGCCGTAAGCCACCTGCCCCAGTTGACGGTGTGGGCCATGGTGCGGGCCGCCTTGGGCGACCAGGAAGGGGAGGCCGGTGACAGCCCCCTGCAGCTGGCGGGCTCCGGCTGGCGGGACACGGTGCGCCTGGCCGGCAGCCCGGCGGCCATGTGGCGGGAAGTGTCCATGGCCAACGCCGATCAGATCGATTACTACTTGTCCCGCCTGGCCGGGGAAGTGGCCCTCCTGCGCCGCCTCCTGGCCGAAGGCGATGAAGAAGGCTTGGAACGATTTTTTGCCGGCGGCCGCGCTTGGGCCGGCTACGGGGAGGAGAACGACCATGGGCACGGCTGA
- the aroF gene encoding 3-deoxy-7-phosphoheptulonate synthase: MVVVMKPDAGEAQVNAITERLKGVGLGVHVVRGEERTIIGIIGDSRLASGINFEIAEGVERVVPIAQPFKLVSRTFRAENTVVSVGDVHFGGGEPVIIAGPCGVESREQLLETAKAVKEAGAHMLRGGAYKPRTSPYSFQGLEEEGLRLLAEAREVTGLPVITEVVSPDTVDLVAEYSDMLQLGARNMQNFPLLKAVGRSGKPVLLKRGLSATIQEWLMAAEYILSEGNFDVVLCERGIRTFETATRNTLDLSAVPVVKELSHLPVVVDPSHGTGKWSLVPAMAKAGLAAGADGLMVEVHNDPEKALSDGPQSLTPRRFAQLMEELRVLSVSLKQLNGIHQVAAAAGSADR; encoded by the coding sequence ATGGTAGTAGTCATGAAGCCCGATGCCGGGGAGGCTCAAGTGAACGCCATCACGGAGCGCCTCAAGGGCGTAGGCCTGGGCGTGCACGTGGTGCGGGGCGAAGAGCGGACCATCATCGGCATCATCGGGGATTCGCGTCTAGCATCGGGTATCAATTTCGAAATCGCTGAAGGAGTCGAACGGGTGGTGCCTATTGCTCAGCCTTTCAAACTGGTGAGCCGCACCTTCCGGGCCGAAAACACGGTGGTGTCCGTTGGCGACGTCCATTTCGGCGGCGGCGAGCCGGTGATCATCGCCGGTCCTTGCGGTGTGGAGAGCCGGGAGCAGCTTCTGGAGACGGCCAAGGCCGTCAAGGAGGCGGGCGCCCACATGCTGCGGGGCGGCGCCTACAAGCCGCGTACGTCTCCCTACAGCTTCCAGGGGCTTGAGGAAGAAGGCCTGCGCCTCCTGGCGGAAGCCCGGGAAGTAACGGGCCTGCCCGTCATCACCGAGGTGGTCAGCCCCGACACGGTGGACCTGGTGGCCGAGTACAGCGACATGCTGCAGCTGGGCGCCCGGAACATGCAGAACTTCCCCCTGCTTAAGGCGGTGGGGCGCTCGGGCAAGCCCGTCCTGCTGAAGCGGGGCCTGTCGGCCACCATCCAGGAATGGCTCATGGCCGCCGAATACATCCTGTCGGAAGGCAACTTCGACGTGGTGCTCTGCGAGCGGGGCATCCGGACCTTCGAGACGGCCACCCGCAACACCTTGGACTTGTCGGCGGTGCCCGTGGTCAAGGAATTGAGCCATCTCCCCGTGGTGGTGGATCCCAGCCACGGCACCGGCAAGTGGTCCCTGGTGCCTGCCATGGCCAAGGCGGGCCTGGCCGCCGGCGCCGACGGCCTCATGGTGGAAGTCCACAACGACCCGGAGAAGGCTTTGAGCGACGGTCCCCAAAGCCTGACGCCGCGCCGGTTCGCCCAGTTGATGGAAGAGCTGCGCGTGCTGTCCGTGAGCCTGAAGCAACTCAACGGCATCCATCAGGTGGCTGCCGCAGCCGGCAGTGCCGATCGGTGA
- the trpA gene encoding tryptophan synthase subunit alpha, translating into MTSEQKVAAPAANRVDRLFARLKDQGDTGLIVYVTGGDPAPQLTADIVLQVFAAGADMIELGMPFSDPLADGPVIQRAAQRALAAGTRLAHILEAARTVRERGEERPLALLCYVNNVLQHGFDRLPRQLAEAGFDALVVPDLPWEEKEPLAGACRAAGIHLVPFLAPTSPDERIAAVGGEPGGFVYCVSLTGVTGARSQIPPEAEAMLNRARRLCSRPLALGFGIGSPEQAAQLRGLADAVIVGSAVVQRIEGAALDPALDRVPPGALEPVTGFVGSLKAALQGR; encoded by the coding sequence ATGACCTCTGAACAGAAGGTTGCCGCCCCCGCCGCCAATCGGGTGGACCGGCTCTTCGCCCGTCTCAAGGATCAGGGGGATACCGGCCTCATCGTCTACGTGACCGGCGGCGATCCCGCTCCCCAACTGACGGCCGACATCGTCCTCCAGGTGTTTGCCGCCGGCGCCGACATGATAGAACTGGGCATGCCCTTTTCCGATCCTCTGGCCGACGGGCCGGTGATTCAGCGGGCGGCCCAGCGGGCTTTGGCCGCCGGCACCCGCCTGGCCCATATCCTGGAGGCGGCCCGGACGGTGCGGGAGCGGGGGGAGGAGCGGCCCCTGGCCCTCCTCTGCTACGTGAACAACGTGCTGCAGCACGGGTTTGACCGGCTGCCCCGGCAGCTGGCCGAGGCCGGCTTCGATGCCCTGGTGGTGCCCGACCTGCCTTGGGAGGAAAAGGAGCCCCTGGCCGGCGCCTGCCGGGCGGCCGGCATCCACCTGGTGCCCTTCCTGGCGCCCACCAGTCCCGACGAGCGCATCGCCGCCGTGGGCGGCGAGCCCGGCGGGTTCGTCTACTGTGTCTCCCTTACGGGCGTCACCGGGGCCAGGTCCCAGATACCTCCCGAGGCCGAGGCCATGCTGAACCGGGCGCGCCGCCTGTGCTCCCGGCCCCTGGCCCTGGGCTTCGGCATCGGCTCGCCGGAGCAGGCGGCCCAGCTGCGGGGCCTGGCCGACGCCGTCATCGTCGGCTCGGCGGTGGTGCAGCGCATCGAAGGGGCGGCTTTGGATCCGGCTCTGGACCGGGTGCCCCCGGGCGCCCTGGAGCCAGTGACCGGCTTCGTCGGGTCCTTGAAGGCTGCATTGCAGGGACGTTGA
- the trpB gene encoding tryptophan synthase subunit beta, which yields MTASNRPRLDAVPESQQRKGYFGSFGGQFVPETLMPALHELEEAFAAAMADPSFLQEVDHYLTEYVGRPTPLQEARNLAAALGRPDVGIYLKREDLNHTGAHKINNTIGQALLTKRMGKKRIIAETGAGQHGVATATAAALFGLECTVFMGAEDVRRQRLNVFRMELLGTKVHAVDQGTRTLKDAVNEAIRYWVTHVRDTHYIIGSVVGPHPYPLMVREFQSVIGREARRQVLEQAGRLPDLLVACVGGGSNAMGLFHPFTGDEEVGMVGVEAGGRGREPGRHASSLGLGRPGVLHGALTYLLQDDDGQIIPAHSVSAGLDYPGVGPEHAFLKDSGRAQYMAVTDEEALEGFQLLARTEGIIPALESAHAIAALQHLVPALDQGAVVVVCLSGRGDKDVAQVAQMLHGEGASGESPEGGGAPGTAGHQGGDPYDL from the coding sequence ATGACTGCATCGAACCGGCCGCGCCTGGACGCGGTCCCTGAATCCCAGCAACGGAAAGGCTACTTCGGCTCCTTCGGCGGCCAGTTCGTGCCGGAAACCTTGATGCCGGCCCTCCACGAACTGGAGGAGGCCTTTGCCGCGGCCATGGCCGACCCGTCTTTCCTGCAGGAAGTGGATCATTATTTGACCGAATACGTGGGCAGGCCCACGCCCCTGCAGGAGGCCCGCAACCTGGCCGCCGCCCTGGGCCGGCCCGACGTGGGCATCTATTTGAAGCGGGAAGATTTGAACCATACCGGCGCCCACAAGATCAACAACACCATCGGCCAGGCCTTGCTGACCAAGCGCATGGGCAAAAAGCGCATCATCGCCGAGACGGGCGCCGGCCAGCACGGGGTGGCCACCGCCACGGCGGCGGCCCTCTTCGGCCTGGAATGCACCGTGTTCATGGGGGCCGAGGACGTGCGGCGCCAGCGGCTCAATGTCTTCCGCATGGAACTGCTGGGCACCAAGGTCCACGCCGTGGACCAGGGCACCCGCACCTTGAAGGACGCCGTCAACGAGGCCATCCGCTACTGGGTCACCCACGTGCGGGACACCCATTACATCATCGGCTCGGTGGTGGGGCCTCACCCCTACCCCTTGATGGTGCGGGAGTTCCAGTCGGTCATCGGCCGGGAAGCCCGCCGCCAGGTGCTGGAGCAGGCGGGCCGCCTGCCCGACCTGCTGGTGGCCTGCGTGGGCGGCGGCAGCAACGCCATGGGGCTGTTCCACCCCTTCACCGGCGACGAGGAAGTGGGCATGGTGGGGGTGGAAGCCGGCGGCCGGGGCCGGGAACCGGGCCGGCATGCCTCGTCCCTGGGGCTGGGCAGACCGGGGGTGCTCCACGGCGCCTTGACCTACCTGCTGCAGGATGACGACGGGCAGATCATACCGGCCCACTCGGTGTCCGCCGGCTTGGACTACCCCGGCGTGGGGCCGGAGCATGCCTTCCTGAAGGATTCAGGCCGGGCCCAGTACATGGCCGTCACCGACGAGGAAGCCCTGGAAGGCTTCCAGCTGCTGGCCCGGACCGAAGGCATCATTCCCGCCTTGGAGAGCGCCCATGCCATAGCCGCCCTGCAGCATCTGGTGCCCGCCCTGGACCAGGGCGCCGTGGTGGTGGTCTGCCTGTCGGGGCGGGGCGACAAGGATGTGGCCCAAGTAGCCCAGATGCTCCACGGGGAAGGCGCCTCAGGGGAGTCCCCGGAGGGCGGTGGCGCCCCGGGCACCGCCGGGCACCAAGGGGGTGACCCCTATGACCTCTGA
- the trpD gene encoding anthranilate phosphoribosyltransferase, with product MIRQYIERVVAGIDLTAAETEVAMAAIMDGEATPAQVSAFLVGLRMKGETAEELLGAARAMRSRVAAVEAPPGPVLDTCGTGGDGAHTFNISTAAAIVAAACGVKVAKHGNRSVSSRCGSADVLEALGVNLALPPDILSKALSEIGIAFLFAPNLHPAMRHAAGPRREIGIRTVFNLLGPLTNPAGATHQLVGVYDQSRVEQVAETLGSLGARRALVVHGDPGLDEISICGPTLVAQWDEAGLRTYTVTPEELGIQPAPVDALRGGDAAHNAALLRGVLTGEPGPLRDAVLVNAGAALVAAGAAEDVREGVALAAQAVDSGRAMATLEALVEFTQKHGERQAV from the coding sequence GTGATCCGGCAATACATCGAACGGGTGGTGGCCGGCATCGACCTGACGGCCGCCGAAACAGAAGTGGCCATGGCGGCCATCATGGACGGGGAGGCCACTCCAGCCCAGGTGTCGGCCTTTCTGGTAGGTTTGCGCATGAAAGGCGAGACGGCCGAAGAACTCCTGGGCGCCGCCCGGGCCATGCGCTCGCGGGTTGCAGCGGTGGAGGCTCCCCCGGGCCCGGTGCTGGACACCTGCGGCACCGGCGGCGACGGCGCCCACACCTTCAACATCTCTACGGCGGCGGCCATCGTGGCGGCGGCCTGCGGGGTGAAGGTGGCCAAGCACGGCAACCGCTCCGTGTCCAGCCGGTGCGGCAGCGCCGACGTGCTGGAAGCCTTGGGGGTCAATTTGGCTTTGCCGCCGGACATTCTCAGCAAGGCCTTGTCGGAGATCGGCATCGCCTTCCTTTTCGCTCCCAACCTCCACCCGGCCATGCGCCATGCGGCGGGCCCCCGCCGGGAAATCGGCATCCGCACCGTGTTCAACCTGCTGGGGCCCTTGACCAATCCCGCCGGCGCCACCCACCAGCTGGTGGGCGTCTACGACCAAAGCCGGGTGGAGCAGGTGGCCGAAACCTTGGGCAGCCTGGGCGCGCGGCGGGCCCTGGTGGTCCACGGCGATCCCGGCTTGGACGAGATCTCCATCTGCGGCCCCACCTTGGTGGCCCAGTGGGATGAGGCGGGTCTCCGCACCTACACCGTGACGCCGGAAGAACTGGGCATCCAGCCCGCGCCGGTGGATGCCCTGCGGGGAGGCGACGCGGCCCACAACGCCGCCTTGCTCCGGGGCGTCTTGACGGGTGAGCCGGGGCCTTTGCGGGATGCGGTCCTGGTCAATGCCGGCGCCGCCCTGGTGGCGGCAGGGGCCGCCGAGGATGTCCGCGAAGGAGTGGCCTTGGCCGCCCAGGCCGTGGACAGCGGCCGGGCCATGGCCACCTTGGAGGCTTTGGTGGAGTTTACCCAGAAGCACGGCGAGCGGCAGGCGGTTTGA
- a CDS encoding chorismate-binding protein, producing MIHPTEQRFIELVNGDLVKDNSLVDAGARPDGRPAARVIPLLYRMALDTETPLTVFRKLVGSGPGYLLESLTGGEPVGRYSFIGADPRRLLLRHRGKTTIHAGGQAEPGPDNPFEALRRFAAGFQVVEGGEVLPRFIGGAVGYLAYDAVRHVAPLPPAQPDDLELPEACFLDCRLIAVIDHSRHHLVLVAPVLVEEDTDLHQAYQEGRRRLDAARAALAQPLNMTPMALDNPRRPVDYTSPVDQARFEAMVEEARRHIAAGSVAQVVVSRRMEAATTVDPFDLYRAVRVTSPSPYMFFFQPKGPVEFALVGASPEMLVRVEDGQVTVRPLAGTRPRGRDEDEDQRLAAELLADPKEQKEHAMLVDLGREDLQQVCSPDSIHVDTYMTVERHSHVMHLVSRITGRLRPGCDAVDALIGSFPAGTLSGTPRHEAMTIIDRLEPVPRGPYGGAFGYLSFSGNLDTCIIIRTMVTTPGRVLLQTGAGVVADSVPANEFIETENKARAALTALALAQSQ from the coding sequence ATGATCCACCCAACGGAACAACGCTTTATCGAATTGGTGAACGGCGACCTGGTCAAGGATAACAGCCTGGTGGACGCCGGCGCCCGGCCTGATGGGCGGCCGGCGGCCAGGGTGATCCCGCTCCTTTACCGCATGGCCTTGGATACGGAAACACCGTTGACCGTATTCAGGAAGCTGGTGGGGTCGGGCCCCGGCTACTTGCTGGAAAGCCTCACGGGCGGCGAGCCCGTGGGCCGGTATTCCTTCATAGGCGCCGATCCCCGGCGGCTCCTGCTGCGCCACCGGGGCAAGACCACCATCCATGCCGGCGGGCAGGCCGAACCGGGCCCCGACAATCCTTTTGAGGCCCTGCGCCGTTTCGCCGCCGGGTTCCAGGTGGTGGAGGGGGGCGAAGTACTGCCCCGCTTCATCGGCGGCGCCGTAGGCTACCTGGCCTACGACGCCGTGCGCCACGTGGCCCCCTTGCCCCCGGCCCAGCCCGACGATCTGGAACTGCCGGAGGCCTGCTTCCTGGACTGCCGCCTCATCGCCGTCATCGACCACAGCCGCCATCATCTGGTGCTGGTGGCCCCGGTGCTGGTGGAAGAAGACACCGACCTGCACCAGGCCTACCAGGAAGGCCGGCGGCGCCTGGATGCCGCCCGGGCCGCCCTGGCCCAGCCTTTGAACATGACGCCCATGGCTCTCGACAATCCCCGCCGGCCCGTCGACTACACCTCGCCGGTGGACCAGGCCCGCTTTGAAGCCATGGTGGAGGAGGCCCGCCGCCACATCGCCGCCGGCTCCGTGGCCCAGGTGGTGGTGTCCCGCCGGATGGAAGCGGCCACCACCGTGGATCCCTTCGATTTGTACCGGGCGGTGCGGGTCACCAGCCCGTCGCCCTACATGTTTTTCTTCCAGCCCAAGGGGCCCGTGGAGTTCGCCCTGGTGGGCGCCTCCCCGGAGATGCTGGTCCGGGTGGAGGACGGCCAGGTGACGGTGCGGCCCCTGGCGGGCACGCGGCCCCGGGGCCGGGACGAAGACGAAGACCAGCGCCTGGCTGCCGAACTGTTGGCCGATCCCAAAGAGCAGAAGGAGCACGCCATGCTGGTGGATCTGGGCCGGGAAGACCTCCAGCAGGTGTGCAGCCCCGACAGCATCCACGTGGACACCTACATGACGGTGGAGCGCCACTCCCACGTGATGCACCTGGTGTCCCGCATCACCGGCCGGCTGCGCCCCGGCTGCGACGCCGTGGACGCCCTCATCGGCTCCTTCCCGGCGGGCACCTTGTCGGGCACGCCCCGCCACGAGGCCATGACCATCATCGACCGGCTGGAGCCCGTGCCCCGGGGCCCCTACGGGGGCGCCTTCGGGTACTTGTCCTTCAGCGGCAACTTGGACACGTGCATCATCATCCGCACCATGGTGACCACCCCGGGACGGGTGCTGCTTCAGACTGGCGCAGGGGTGGTGGCCGATTCGGTGCCGGCCAACGAGTTCATCGAGACAGAGAACAAAGCCCGGGCCGCCCTGACGGCCTTGGCCCTGGCCCAAAGCCAGTAA